The sequence TTGGAAAGATATAGAAGATGCCGATTAAATTAAAATCAAATCCATGAACGTCGCGACTTAAAATAAGTACCTTTAAACAGTGAGAAGTTCTGCGATACAGATATATGAATTGGGAGACCAGGCTCTTACCATTGAATGGTCTAGTACCATCAATGAAGCGGCGAACCAAAAAGTCATGCGAGCTTTTCGTTATTGGCAAAAAAATCCGATAGTAGGCGTTACCGATATAATTCCTGCTTATAGTAGCCTTACCCTTGTATACGATGCGGCCATCATTCAACAACAATCAAGAGGACTTTCTCCTACAACTTGGTTAAGTCAGCAAATCAATTCTGTGAATGGGTTGGAGGCAACTCCGCTGGAAGAAACAGCACCACTTATTGTTCCCGTCTGTTATGATCCCTCAATAGCGCCGGATCTGGAATTTGCAGCAGAATTTACAAACTGCTCTGTAGAAGAATTCATTCTAATACATTCCAGTAGAACCTATAAGGTTTATATGCTGGGATTCTTACCTGGCTTTGCTTATATGGCTTCAGTAGATAAAAAAATCAGATTACCTAGAAAAGAAACGCCTAGAAAATTAGTGGCTGCAGGAAGCGTGGGTATTGCTGGAGAACAAACCGGTATTTATCCGCTGGATGCCCCGGGTGGATGGCAATTAATTGGGAAAACACCAATATCATTATTTGATATCAGTAAGGAAGATCCTTGTTTTTTTAAACCAGGTGACCGGGTAAAATTTGAACCCATATCATTAGATGCATTTCATGATTTAAAAAATGAAAACACATGAGCATCGAAATTGTAAAAGCCGGATTATTCTGTACCATTCAGGATGGGGGCAGAAAAGGATTTCAGCACCTTGGTATCAATCCTGGCGGAGCAATGGATAAAGTTGCCATGCAAATAGCCAATTTGTTAATTCAGAACAGTTCTGAAGAAGCCCTGTTTGAATTTTTTTATCCTGCACCAGCATTTCAATTTAAACAGGCTGCATTTATTGCATTGAGTGGAGCAGATTTTGGTGCCACGATTGATAACACTCCTGTTCCAATTCATCAGCCCATTTATGTACCAGCCAATGCAACACTTCGCTTTAGCAAAAAAACAAAAGGGCATATAGGGTATCTGGCCATTCAAGGAGGATTGGCACTGAACGAATGGCTGAACAGCTTTAGCACCAATACACGCGTGATAGCGGGCGGGCTCGACGGAAGAAATCTAAAGAAGGGAGATTTGATTGCATTTAAAACTTCAAGCCCTTTTCCAAATGAAACAGAAGAGCTTCAGATCTTACCCTGGATAGCAGATACGAAAGGGTTATATCAGGTTGAAAGAATCCGGTATTTACCTGGCAGAGAATTTAGTTTATTGAATCAGGCTTCTCAGCAATTCATGACAAACGCCCAGTTTACGATTCATGCGGATAGTGACCGGATGGGCTATCGGTTTAAAGGACCCTTGCTGCGTTTAAAAAAACCAATGGAAATCATTTCTTCCGGTGTTACCAATGGAACCCTGCAACTCTTACCCAGCGGCCAATGCATTGTTTTACTGGCCGATCATCAAACAACAGGGGGGTACCCAAGAATAGGTCATATCATACAGGCAGACATCCCCAGTTTGGTGCAACAAGCGCCCGGAACAACCATTCAAATGGTTCCTGTAAATATGGAAACAGCTGAAAAAATAAATAAACAACAACTACAATATTTGCAGCAATTAAAGAATGCCTGTACCTTACAACTGCATGCTTACCATCGATATTAATTGTGATTTAGGGGAAGGGTTTCCCAACGATACCTTGCTGATGCCTTTTATCAGCAGCGCCAATATTGCCTGCGGATTTCATGCAGGCGATACTGATACCATCAAGCGGACCATAGAAAATTGTATAAAAAACAAAGTGGCCATTGGAGCACATCCGGGATTTAACGACCGGGCTAATTTTGGCAGAACAGAAATGGTGCTTTCAGATTGCGAATTATATGACCTAGTAGCAGAACAAATTGAGCTGGTGCAAAATATTTGTACAGAGATGGGCGCCATACTGCATCATGTAAAACCACACGGGGCTATGTACAATATGGCCGCCCGTGATACTACTATGAGTTATATTATTGCTGGTGTAATAAAAGAGATCAATCCTTCTTTGATATTGTATGGACTTAGTAATAGCTTTTTAATTTCAGAGGCAGAAGCCCTTGGATTAACAACCGCATCGGAAGTTTTTGCGGACCGTACTTATACGCCCGAGGGAATGCTGACACCCAGAACAGACCCTAAAGCATTATTGCATTCAACTGAAGCTTCTTTGCAACAAGTATTACAAATGATTACCCAACAAAACGTATGGGCTACTGATGGTACACTTGTTCCGATTAAAGCGGAAACCATTTGTATTCATGGCGACGGAGATCATGCGCTTTCATTTGCTAAAGCTATTTGTAAAGCCATGAAAGAAAATGATATTTTGATCAGAACTACTTAACAAAGTGATACAGTAATAAAATTGACTGAACCATTAACTAGTAAAATGCAAAATGTAAAACAGACCACCCACAAAAGTTCTGCGCGGTCAGCCATATTGGGCGCCGCTTTTTTAATGGCTACTTCTGCTATTGGTCCTGGATTTCTTACACAGACTGCGGTGTTTACTCAATCCCTTGCTGCCAGTTTTGGCTTCGTGATTTTGATTTCTGTTTTGCTGGATATAGGCGCCCAGATGAATATCTGGAGAGTGATTGCTGTGACGGAAAAAAGAGCGCAAATTATTGCCAACGAGTTATTACCAGGTATGGGGTATTTGTTGAGTACATTAGTTGTGGTTGGGGGGCTTGCATTTAATATTGGAAATATTGGTGGAAGTGGATTGGGACTGGAGGTAATGACAGGCCTTGATCCCGCATATGGCTGTGTGATCAGTTGTATTGTAGCGTTAATTATATTCTGGTACAAGGAAGCGGGCAAAGCCATTGATGGTTTTACCAAAGTATTGGGTTTGCTAATGATTGGGCTGACTTGTTATATTGTGTGGAAAGCAAGCCCACCTATGGGAGCTGCCTTACACAGAACCTTGATTCCGGAAAATTTATCGGCTACCGCCATTGTTACATTGGTAGGTGGAACCGTAGGCGGGTATATCAGTTTTGCAGGCGGTCATCGTTTGCTGGATGCTGGTATTAAAGGGGAAGCACAACTACCTTCAGTAAACAGAAGTGCCGTATCCGGTATTTTAATTACCTCTGTCATGCGCTTCCTTTTATTCCTGTGTGTGTTAGGGGTAATGTTCATGGGACTTCCCATTGATGCGCAAAACCCTGCAGCATCTGTATTTCAACAGGCAGCAGGCAATATCGGTTATCGGTTTTTCGGAGTAGTGATGTGGTCTGCGGCTATTACTTCTGTGGTGGGCGCGGCATATACATCTGTTTCCTTTATTAAAACTTTTCACCCATGGCTAGAAAAAAATGAGAAAGCAATCATTAGTGCTTTTATCATTTTCAGTACCACGATTTATTTGTTTATTGGCAACCCCGTAAAAATACTGGTAACCGTTGGTGCATTAAATGGATTAATCCTCCCGATTGCATTGGCCATTATTTTATTGGCTGCTTATAAAAAAAGATTGGTCAACAATTACCAGCATCCGCTCTGGTTAACCATCACAGGCTGGATGGTGGTTACGGCCATGACCATTATGAGCGGACTTACCATTTACAAATGGCTGAACTAATTAAACTTTCAATCAATAATTATCTACCTGAATCTACACGACCTGTAGTAGTCGAATAGCATTGCCCACAGGATCTACTTTGGGGCATTCAATTTTGTGAATCAATTCCTGTGGATTTTCCCTTCTGAGTGATCCTGCATGATACCCCTTATCATAGTATTTCAACAAAATGGAAAAGCAACCAGCAATATCATCTTCTATTAAACAGTTGATGGCTGTTTTGGTTTCTAATCCTCCCAATCGCTTCTTAATTCTGATAACCGCATTTACCAAAAATTCCTTGCTGAATTTTCCATAGCCCTCAATAATATATTGCAACCTTTCTTCAAAAGGAATTTCTAAGAAGCAAACTTTCTTATTGCGCATTTGCTTAAATAAAACCGTGGGAATATTTACATCCCCAATCCGTTGGCTTTCGTCTTCCATCCAAATAAAAGGATTTGATGCCGTAACCTTAAAAGACTGCTCCTGTAAAGCTTCTGCCAATCGATTTTCAAACATTTCCTGGCTAGGTTGTGGTGGTTGTCCGAGGTTGCCAAATGCCGAACCTTTGTGATGCGCCAATCCCTCCAGATCAATGATGGCTGCTCCTCTGCGCTGTAGCTCCTGCAGAACTTCTGTTTTACCTGAACCCGTATACCCACCAACGATTTGAATGGGAAAGTCTTTTACAAATTGTCGCAAAACCCAGTTCCGGTAAACTTTGTACCCTCCAACTAAAGTGTATACTTTAAATCCATACAGATCTAAGAGCCAAGCCACGCCAGCACTTCTCATCCCCCCTCTCCAACAATGGACCAATACGGTTTTACTCTCCGAATCAGCAGTAATTTTTTCTACTGCTTCCACCATCTTAACCATTTTGGTACCAAAATATTTAAGCCCAATTTTGATGGCTTTTTGTTTGCTTTCCTGTTTATAGGCCGTGCCTACTATTTTCCTTTCCTCATTATTGAATAAGGGCAAACTATGGGCACCCGGAATATGAGCATGTGCAAATTCACCCTCGCTTCTTACATCAAATACAGGGAACTGTTTGCAGAGCGGTATAAATTCTTCTATGGTTAATTTGGTGATGGCCACACGCAAATGTACAATTGAAATGGAGTAACTTTTCGGCATGAAAGAATTATTACTGGTAAGACACGCCAAAAGCAGCTGGGCCAATCCTGGGCAGGATGATTTTGATAGGCCCCTGAATGAGCGAGGACAAAAAGATGCGCCCATGATGGCACAGAGACTCATTCAAAGAGGGGTAAGCATCAATGGAATCATTACCAGTACTGCCTTGCGGGCCATTACAACAGCAAGATTTTTTGCAATTGAAAATTCAATAGCAGAAAAAGACATAATAAAGCATGAGTTCCTTTATCATGCGCCCCCTGAAAGATTTGTAAAAGCCATCCTGCAAATTCCCGATACCATTACAACGGCTGCCATTTTTGCCCACAACCCTGGCATTACCGATTTTGTAAACCAGCTGTCTGAGGCCCGCATAGATGATATGCCCACTTGTTGTGTATTTGCTATTAAAATCAATACGGATTCCTGGAAAGACTTTTCAAAAGCAAAAAAAGAATTTTGGTTTGCTGATTGGCCTAAGCGCTTGTAACAGTGGGCTTCTTGTTAACCAGGTAAACCCCAGTAAAAATTAAAACAGCTGCAATTAATTTATACACGGTGAAAAATTCCCCTGCAAAAATCATGGCAAATATGGCGGCAAAAACGGGTTGTGTATAGATGAATGCACCGGTGGCCGAAGATCCAATCAGGGCAATGCTTTTTACCGTTAATAAATACGCTACAAAAGTGGCAAAAACAGCCACATAGCCCAATACCAGCCAATGACTGATGTCAAAATTAGACCAGGAGGCTTCCAGCATATACGGAAATCCAATGGGTAGTATTCCGAATGCGCCAATGGTAAAAATCCATCGCAACACCTGTATGCCAGAATATTTTGCCATTAGTGGTCTTACCAAAACCAGGTAGAACGCATAAGAAATAGCATTAATCAAAACCAGGATATCGCCCAATACCATATTACTTGCAACGGCTCCCGTATGGTCTTTCATCAGCACCAATATACTGGCGCCTCCAATCCCACAGGCCAAACCCAGCCCCTTCAAAAGGGTAAATTTTTCTTTCAATAAAAAAGCAGCGATGATGGTAATGAAAATGGGTGAGCCCAACGATAACAGAGAACTATGTATCACGGTTGTAAGTGAAACACCTTTGATAAAAAAGAGTTGATTAATCACGATTCCTGTTAGTGCACAAATAGCAAATCGAGGAAGATCTTTTTTATCAAATTTTACTTTCCCTGGTTTAAAGAGAAACAAAATCCAGAATAAAGTAAGCGTAACGGCTACCCGTACAAAATTCAATGCAAAGGGATGAATATACTGCGGTGTAATGTATTTCACTGCCGTATAACTACTTCCAAAAATCAGGTTGGCTCCTAATGCTGCTGAAAAAGCTTTGTAGGGTTTGCTCATTTTGACAAATGTAGCAATAATGTACGCAGTTGTTCCAAGTCGAACGGATCAATATTCATTTTGCTAAATGTAAATGATTGTGCTTGTGTATAAGCATCCTGCAAATTAAACTCAGACTGATCAATGCGTAACAGTCTTTTGTTTTGCATTAATAAACGACTCAGGTATTCTTGTTCTGTTTGACCCGGCGTAGGAACAACAATTAATTTTTTATCAATGGAAATCAACTCCATTAATGAAGTATAGCCCCCTCTGCTGATAATATAATCGGCTTGTTGTAATTCGTTAGCCAATTCTATCGTATCAAGGTGATTAAAGACAGTTACATGCGAAGGCACTTCTATACCTGCAGTTTCTGCTGGCAGTCCCCTCACAAGCAATACGGGCTTGGTAAAGGTTTCCAGGTCTTTTAATATTTTTCTTTCCAACATGGTGCGCTGTGGTTCAGGACCAGATAAAACAGCAGCAAAACTATATTTGGTAGGACAGGTTACCCGATGAAAACGGGTGAGCAGTTTCATATAGTGGACAGGAATAGGAGGTAGTTTAGCGGGGTGAGAAAGTTCGCCTGCCAATCCAGGTGCTGCTGCCATATCGGGTACCCAGCAAGCGCTAAACTTTTTAATGAATAAATAATTTACCCATTGAATGATATTTTGCACCCAGCGATAGGGTGCTTTAATAATGAGCTGATGCGTTATAAAAATAGAGGGGATAGTTGGATGATGTACGCCATATCGGTTATCTGAAATGATCAAATCTATATTGTATTCTTTCGCAATGGATTGTACCCATGCTTCCTCTCTCTTGATGGTTTTATAAATCCGGGGCATTTGTAAAAGCAGCTTAAACAAAAGTAGTAGTCTGGACTTGGCATAATGAACCCGGTAACCCGTTAAGGGAAGAATGGTTAAATGGGGAAATTCTTTCAACAAGAGTGCGGCCTGGTGTCCTTCGGCAGCTACCAAAACTTTGCAATTCAACTGCTGAAAGGCTTTAATAATCGGTATACAACGGGTTGCGTGTCCTAAACCCCAGTCTAAAGGTGCAATCAGTACGGTGGAAATGTTAAATTGATTACGCAAGTTGGCCATGATTAATAATGTAAAATGATTTTATTATTTTAGTTGAACATATGAAAAGCAGAACAAACCAAATGATATTTTTACTGTTAGTTATGATGTTGGCGACTACGTCTTGTGGGATTTTTCAAAAATCGAACAAATCTACTTTTTGTGCTTGCCCAAAACACTAATTCGTAAATCATGAGCAGAGATTTGTTGGTTCTTACCAATCAAGCTTATTTATCTGCAGAGCAAACTGCAGCTATTGTAGCGGGATTGAACAAAGTACTGGGCCCGGTAGAAAACTGGGGAGCATTTTGTGTAGCCAACGAAATCATCGACATCAACAGACATAAAATCATCACCAAAACGCATTTAGTGAAACAAATATTACAGGACAAGCCAAATAAACCTTTCCTATTTATTTGTAATAAAAACTAAGCTTCTAAGAAAGCTTTTCCAGCGCGGCACCTAATTGAGCAAGTACGGTAGGTATATCTTGCTTTCTGCAAGTGCCCACACTCAAACGATACCAGCTACTATTGGCTCCGGCTCCAAATGCAGAGAATGGAACGATGGCAATTTTGGCTTCACTCAAAATATACTGGGTTACATCAGACTGGGTAGCCAATACTGTACCATCAGCCGTTTTGCTTCCCACCAAATCAATCTGTATGGTTAAATAGATAGCAGCTTGTGGTGCAATAGCGTCTACTTTAAAGCCCTTTTGCTTTAAGGCAATAATTCCTTCATAGATATTTTGTAAACGGAATGCAATTTCAGATTTAAAATGCGTTAAGTAAGTGCTTATCGCTTCTTTCATTGGAAGGTATTTGGCAACTGCATGCTGCTCAGCCATAGGTGCCCATGCACCTAAATGACTTAAGATTGCCTTCATTTTAGCAATTACATTTTCCGGACCCAATGCCCAACCTACTCTAACACCCGTTGCAGAAAACACTTTGGAAATACCATCAATGAAAATGGTATAGGGTTTCATCGCCGGATTCAAGGTAAGTGGATTGTAATGAACGGTATCTCCATACGTTAGTGTCCAGTACATCTGATCGAACATCAGGTAGAGCTTTTTCTCTTCAGGTCCACGTCTGGCATTCTCTTCCAAGATTAATTCGCAGATTTCTGCCAGTGCATGCTTGCCTAAAGTAGTGCCAGTTGGGTTTTGTGGGGTACACAAACAAATTAAGCTGGCGCCTTTAATATGAGGCTTCAAATCTTCAACAGTTGGCATGAAATCATTCTCAGGCAAACAGCTCACTTCGCAATGTTGGCCTTCCGTTAAATGCACATAGTGGTTATTATTCCAGGAAGGAACACCATATACTACTTTGTCCCCTTTATCTACTATTACTTTAAACAATGCATAAATCAACGGACGACCACCGGATGCTACCTGAATTTCTGCAGGCGTAAAATGCAGCCCTTCCCAATCCTGAATAAACTGACTGATAGACTTTCTTAAATCAAGGATTCCCTCTGCCGCTGGGTAACTGGTCTTTTTTTGCTGGTAAGCTTCTATGATGAGTTGCTCTAATTCAACTGGAATAGGGAATTCGCTGGGATTGAAATCACCAATGGTGAAATTATAAATCGTTTCTCCATTGCGGATTCTTTCATTAATGGCGTTACCCAATTTTACAATTTCACTACCAATCAGTGTTTCTGCCAGATGACTCAGCTTGCTCATACAAAAATTTTGTGCAAGGTACGCATTTGAAAGTAACTTTAAGGCTATGTATAAGCATGCAAGAATATTACTATTTATACTGTCCTTAGGGTTATTCAACAATTTGAATGCACAAGAGAATACATTAAAAATTAATTTATCTAAGCAAAGCTATTTGCAAGGAGACTCTCTAGAAATTCAAATTGTAAGCCCTAACTATTTAGACAAAAAACTAAAATCGGCAACCGCACATATCTGGATTGATCATCTGGTTACCAAACAACGCTGGAAGTTTCGCTTTCCAATGATTGAAGGAGAAGTGAATGCAGCTTTAAAAATAAATGAGACCATTCCCAGTGGCAATTATGCTATTAGCTGTTTGGTGCAATCTGGATTTTATAGAATTCAAGGGCAAGTAATTGAGCGAGATAAAAAAGACACCGTTATCAATTACATGATGCGGACTAGTACAAAGCAAATGATGGTAGATCGGGTTAAAGTGGATGCGAAAGGTTATTTTACTATGAAGCCCATGTTGTTTCAAGACACGGCTTCCTTTTATTTTTCTCCTATTCAAAAACCAAAAAAAAATTACCTGGCTATTTTGTTGAAAACGCCCGTGGATTCTGTATTTGAGCCCGTTGAAACGCAAACAGCATTTTTTACCGTAGGTAAACCAGGAGAATTTGTAGAGAAAAAATTTGACTATACGCTTTCATTAGACGACCCAGAACTCATCACAGAAGGCTTGCCCAATGTTACGGTGTATACCAAAGCAAAAACCAAATTACAACAATACGAAGAGGATTATACCAGTGGTTTATTTAAAAACGACAATGCATTTGTTTTTGATGGATTGGAAAGCGACGAGCTGGTTCGATCTCAATCGCTAGCCTGGTTTCTGCAACAAAAAGTACCAGGCCTAACCGTGGCCATAGACTCTGCCAACAATGAAGTATTTAAATGGAGAGAAGAAATTTGTACCATTTTTATTGACGAATTTGAAGTGATGCCTGGCGAACAATCTATGGTGTTTCCTCGAGACATTGCCATGATAAAAGTATTCAGACCTCCTTTTCAATACAGTTCTACCACTGGTTTTGGGGGCGCCATTGCCATCTATACAAAGAAGGGAAAGTTTATAGACAACAATGGCGCAAAATTCTCTTTTATCTTAAAAGGATATACAGGATTTGACAGTATCTGGAAATAGCATTAATTGTTCAAAGCACCCGAACTCACCCAACAAGAAATGGCATTTTTTTGGGCGGTTGTGAGTGCCCCGTTTTTCGGCATAGTGCCCGATTCCACAGAGCTCTTGATTTGTGTTGCAGCAGCTTTAATTTCATTGTAATTGGTTAGTGCGCCCGGACCATTCGTGCTGCCTGTATTGTGGCAACCCACTGCACCACAACTATTTTGTATAATCGGAAATACCACTGCCGTAAATCGGCTGTCAATATTAGCGCAATTAACGGTTGTGCCCCCTGTACCTGAAGTAGAGTTTGACGTAGAAGAGCCTGATTTCGAACAGGCAATGGCCACCATTGCAACCATTACAGAAAGGGTGATTAGCTTTTTCATGATTAGCAGTTTTAGTGTTTAGTTTAGTTAATTCGGGCTTTTAAAAGCTCGAAGTTTAAACACAGAGCCCGCTGACTCAATTACCGTTGCCCAAGACATGAAGAATTTTCTGAATAACAATCGTAAATATTACTATGAAAATCAAAATCCCCGCTACTTACTCAAGAGCGGGGATTGTATGCAATCATTTGTACTTAGCTGTTTATTCCAACGGCTTATAATCTTTAAAGAATTTAAGCGGAGCCGCTTCGGATAGTGCGCGATACTGTTTCCAGCTGCCTTCGAACAAAGCGTTGGCTTTTTGTATTACTGTGTTCACCGCTTCTTCAGCATATCCCATCAAACGATTTTCCTGCTCACCCGGAATCGTAGTTTTACCCATAATTAACTGTCTGGCTTCGCCAACCAAACCATTAATCGTTTCCTGGGGAATATTGCCATAGCCTTGTTTCAACTGAGGCTTGCCATTCAGCATTTCGCGAATTTCTTTTAATCCATCTGCAACCACTTTCGCTGCTTTGCGAATCGTGTCTGCTGCTTTGCGATCCATGCTTGCATAACCCGCTTCTACCTTCTTCATAATATCGTCTACTTCCGTTAAGCGATCATTTAATGCCGTTAACTTGGCTGTAGATTTTTCCATTCTGTCGTTCGCTGCTCTGATAGCATTTCTCACCGATAAAGGTGTTGGTGCGTATGGATCATCATTCACCACAACTATTGTACTGTCTTTCAAATCTCTTCCTAAAGTCATAACTACTTTATACGTTCCTGGATCAACTGGCAGTCCACCTGGTTCAGCACCACCGCCACCTGCACCACCAAAACGGCCACCGCCGCCACCTCTTCCACCACCGCCAGACTGACGGGCGCCTCTTCCTTCCATGCCCCAATAATATTTATTGAAGCCAGAATCCACTCGAGTTCTAAGGTTTCTTACATTCACGCCATTGGCATCGTAAATGGCTATTTGAAGGGTATCGGAAATTTTGTTTTTACCAGTATCTGCAGCCGTTTTATTTACGAAGAAACTAATAGGAGCGCCGGTTCTTTTGTTCTCCCCTTCGTAAGTACCATAAGTGCTATATTCAATACCAGAAGCATTTTTCATTTTAGCTTGGTATGCCTGTGGCGCATCAAACGCCACTAATTTTTTGGCAAATACCTGACCTTTATTGGCTGCAACTTTTCGCAATGGACGAATATCATCTAAGATCCACAATGCTCTACCAAAAGTGGCAATTACCAAATCGGCTTCTCTTTCCTGAATCGCCATATCATATGTAGAAACGGATGGGTAGCCATTTTTAAACTGCTGAAAATTGACTCCGTTGTCTAAGCTTACCCATAGACCTTGCTCTGTTCCTACAAAAATCAAATTGGGTTCTACTGGATCCTGAATCACACACAAAGCATAGCCGATTACTTTTTTCTCGTCTACCATGCGTGTCCAGGTTTTACCATAATCAGTTGTTCTGTACACAAACGGACGCATTTCGCCTCTTCTGTAATCGTTCACAACTACAAAGGCTTCACCCCCATTATGCTTAGAAGCCTTGATTTGTGGAACCCAAGCTCCTAGAGGCATTCCAGGTAATTTCCCTCTAAAATTGGCCCAGGTTTTTCCACCATCTCTGGTTAATTGAATATTCCCATCATCGGTACCTACCCAAATAACTCCTTGCTCTTTAGGAGAAGGTTCAATAGTTAAAATAGTACAATGGTTTTCTGCACCTGTAATGTCTACAGAGATACCACCATTGTTACTTTGATCAATTTTGGCAGAATCATTGGTAGTTAAATCGGGAGAAATGAGTTCCCATGAGGCACCTTTATTTGTGCTCTTGTTTACAAACTGACTTCCGTAATATATGGTTGCTTTATCAAATGGATCTTGCGCAATCGCTGCATTCCAATTAAAACGCTGTCTTATATTTTTACTAGGCCTTGGAGGTCTAATATTCCACTGTTCTCCAGTAGCAATATTGTAACGAGATACATTACCGCCCTGACTCATAGTGTACACCCAGTTAGGATCTTCGGCGTCTGGCATTACGTCAAATCCATCTCCACCGCTAACCCCTTGCCAAAAAGCGTTTCTAATCCCACTTCTTCTCCAAACATAAGCAGGTCCATGCCAGCTTCCATTGTCTTGCAAACCACCCATTACATTGTAAGGAATTTGATTATCTACATTCACATGATAATACTGACCCAATGGCAATTTTTCATCAAACTGCCAGGTCTTACCTCTATCTCTTGAAATACCAATACCTCCATCATTCCCATCAATAATAAAGTTGGCATCGTTCGGATGAATCCACCAAGCATGGTGATCTGGATGGATGCCACTGTAAGGAATAACTGGTTTCCAAGTTTTACCTGCATCCTCACTTACATTAATCACTTGATTGATATTGTAAATTCTATTTTCATTTTTGGTATCTACCGCGATGTCCTGAAAATAAAATGCACGATTAGTTACTACAGCTGGATCACTGTTTACCAACTCCCATTTAAAACCCCCATCGTCCGATTTATACA is a genomic window of Sediminibacterium sp. TEGAF015 containing:
- a CDS encoding NRAMP family divalent metal transporter, whose product is MQNVKQTTHKSSARSAILGAAFLMATSAIGPGFLTQTAVFTQSLAASFGFVILISVLLDIGAQMNIWRVIAVTEKRAQIIANELLPGMGYLLSTLVVVGGLAFNIGNIGGSGLGLEVMTGLDPAYGCVISCIVALIIFWYKEAGKAIDGFTKVLGLLMIGLTCYIVWKASPPMGAALHRTLIPENLSATAIVTLVGGTVGGYISFAGGHRLLDAGIKGEAQLPSVNRSAVSGILITSVMRFLLFLCVLGVMFMGLPIDAQNPAASVFQQAAGNIGYRFFGVVMWSAAITSVVGAAYTSVSFIKTFHPWLEKNEKAIISAFIIFSTTIYLFIGNPVKILVTVGALNGLILPIALAIILLAAYKKRLVNNYQHPLWLTITGWMVVTAMTIMSGLTIYKWLN
- a CDS encoding glycosyltransferase, with product MANLRNQFNISTVLIAPLDWGLGHATRCIPIIKAFQQLNCKVLVAAEGHQAALLLKEFPHLTILPLTGYRVHYAKSRLLLLFKLLLQMPRIYKTIKREEAWVQSIAKEYNIDLIISDNRYGVHHPTIPSIFITHQLIIKAPYRWVQNIIQWVNYLFIKKFSACWVPDMAAAPGLAGELSHPAKLPPIPVHYMKLLTRFHRVTCPTKYSFAAVLSGPEPQRTMLERKILKDLETFTKPVLLVRGLPAETAGIEVPSHVTVFNHLDTIELANELQQADYIISRGGYTSLMELISIDKKLIVVPTPGQTEQEYLSRLLMQNKRLLRIDQSEFNLQDAYTQAQSFTFSKMNIDPFDLEQLRTLLLHLSK
- a CDS encoding 5-oxoprolinase subunit C family protein encodes the protein MSIEIVKAGLFCTIQDGGRKGFQHLGINPGGAMDKVAMQIANLLIQNSSEEALFEFFYPAPAFQFKQAAFIALSGADFGATIDNTPVPIHQPIYVPANATLRFSKKTKGHIGYLAIQGGLALNEWLNSFSTNTRVIAGGLDGRNLKKGDLIAFKTSSPFPNETEELQILPWIADTKGLYQVERIRYLPGREFSLLNQASQQFMTNAQFTIHADSDRMGYRFKGPLLRLKKPMEIISSGVTNGTLQLLPSGQCIVLLADHQTTGGYPRIGHIIQADIPSLVQQAPGTTIQMVPVNMETAEKINKQQLQYLQQLKNACTLQLHAYHRY
- a CDS encoding 5-oxoprolinase subunit PxpA, which gives rise to MPVPYNCMLTIDINCDLGEGFPNDTLLMPFISSANIACGFHAGDTDTIKRTIENCIKNKVAIGAHPGFNDRANFGRTEMVLSDCELYDLVAEQIELVQNICTEMGAILHHVKPHGAMYNMAARDTTMSYIIAGVIKEINPSLILYGLSNSFLISEAEALGLTTASEVFADRTYTPEGMLTPRTDPKALLHSTEASLQQVLQMITQQNVWATDGTLVPIKAETICIHGDGDHALSFAKAICKAMKENDILIRTT
- the pxpB gene encoding 5-oxoprolinase subunit PxpB — its product is MRSSAIQIYELGDQALTIEWSSTINEAANQKVMRAFRYWQKNPIVGVTDIIPAYSSLTLVYDAAIIQQQSRGLSPTTWLSQQINSVNGLEATPLEETAPLIVPVCYDPSIAPDLEFAAEFTNCSVEEFILIHSSRTYKVYMLGFLPGFAYMASVDKKIRLPRKETPRKLVAAGSVGIAGEQTGIYPLDAPGGWQLIGKTPISLFDISKEDPCFFKPGDRVKFEPISLDAFHDLKNENT
- a CDS encoding DMT family transporter → MSKPYKAFSAALGANLIFGSSYTAVKYITPQYIHPFALNFVRVAVTLTLFWILFLFKPGKVKFDKKDLPRFAICALTGIVINQLFFIKGVSLTTVIHSSLLSLGSPIFITIIAAFLLKEKFTLLKGLGLACGIGGASILVLMKDHTGAVASNMVLGDILVLINAISYAFYLVLVRPLMAKYSGIQVLRWIFTIGAFGILPIGFPYMLEASWSNFDISHWLVLGYVAVFATFVAYLLTVKSIALIGSSATGAFIYTQPVFAAIFAMIFAGEFFTVYKLIAAVLIFTGVYLVNKKPTVTSA
- the mnmH gene encoding tRNA 2-selenouridine(34) synthase MnmH yields the protein MPKSYSISIVHLRVAITKLTIEEFIPLCKQFPVFDVRSEGEFAHAHIPGAHSLPLFNNEERKIVGTAYKQESKQKAIKIGLKYFGTKMVKMVEAVEKITADSESKTVLVHCWRGGMRSAGVAWLLDLYGFKVYTLVGGYKVYRNWVLRQFVKDFPIQIVGGYTGSGKTEVLQELQRRGAAIIDLEGLAHHKGSAFGNLGQPPQPSQEMFENRLAEALQEQSFKVTASNPFIWMEDESQRIGDVNIPTVLFKQMRNKKVCFLEIPFEERLQYIIEGYGKFSKEFLVNAVIRIKKRLGGLETKTAINCLIEDDIAGCFSILLKYYDKGYHAGSLRRENPQELIHKIECPKVDPVGNAIRLLQVV
- a CDS encoding SixA phosphatase family protein — encoded protein: MKELLLVRHAKSSWANPGQDDFDRPLNERGQKDAPMMAQRLIQRGVSINGIITSTALRAITTARFFAIENSIAEKDIIKHEFLYHAPPERFVKAILQIPDTITTAAIFAHNPGITDFVNQLSEARIDDMPTCCVFAIKINTDSWKDFSKAKKEFWFADWPKRL